A window of Aliarcobacter trophiarum LMG 25534 contains these coding sequences:
- the efp gene encoding elongation factor P gives MAIGMSELKKGLKIEVEGIPYKIVEYQHVKPGKGAAFVRAKIKSFLNGKTIEKTFHAGDKCETPNLQQKQMQFLYDDGELLQFMDTTTYEQEGLTYEQVGEAFDWIIDGMQVDMMYFNGKAITVEPPMVVELKIVETPPNFKGDSQGGRKPATLESGAVIQIPFHILEGETIRVDTRTGEYLEKVK, from the coding sequence ATGGCAATTGGTATGAGTGAATTAAAAAAAGGTCTTAAAATTGAAGTTGAGGGAATTCCATATAAAATTGTGGAGTATCAACATGTAAAACCTGGGAAAGGTGCTGCATTTGTAAGAGCAAAAATAAAATCATTTTTAAATGGAAAAACAATTGAGAAAACTTTCCATGCTGGAGATAAATGTGAAACTCCAAATTTACAACAAAAACAGATGCAATTTTTATATGATGATGGTGAACTTTTACAATTTATGGATACAACAACTTATGAGCAAGAAGGTTTGACTTATGAACAAGTTGGGGAAGCATTTGATTGGATAATTGATGGAATGCAAGTAGATATGATGTATTTTAACGGAAAAGCTATAACAGTTGAACCTCCTATGGTTGTAGAACTTAAAATTGTAGAAACACCACCAAACTTCAAAGGTGATTCACAAGGTGGAAGAAAACCTGCTACTTTAGAAAGTGGTGCTGTTATTCAAATCCCTTTTCATATTTTAGAGGGTGAGACTATTAGAGTTGATACAAGAACTGGTGAATACTTAGAAAAAGTAAAATAA
- the ribD gene encoding bifunctional diaminohydroxyphosphoribosylaminopyrimidine deaminase/5-amino-6-(5-phosphoribosylamino)uracil reductase RibD encodes MKIDDNFYMKLAIDEAWKFQLLTYPNPAVGCVVVKAGKLLAIEAHKEAGLSHAEVNALKTAFLTQEPNSLLKVLEKSSEIHDFLIKNHNGFFEDCEIYTTLEPCNHHGKTPSCAKLLSILKPKRLIIGLIDTNKIASGGIKTLESENIDVTTKVLEKECENLLLPFKSWQNKTSIFFKMAQTLNGSIDGQISSQRAKLYVHTLRDKIDLLMIGGNSVRVDKPILDTRYVKGREPDVFIYSKNKAFSQAIPLFKVPNRKVIISDDLFKLLDYKFVMVEGVYTLLDILKDKLDFVVLIISPKIRNGVNSVNELNIDFEILHENYLGDEKIVFLKRRA; translated from the coding sequence ATGAAAATTGATGATAATTTCTATATGAAATTAGCCATTGATGAAGCCTGGAAGTTCCAACTTTTAACCTATCCAAATCCTGCTGTTGGTTGTGTTGTTGTAAAAGCTGGAAAGTTACTTGCTATTGAAGCACATAAAGAAGCTGGGCTTTCTCATGCTGAGGTAAATGCGCTAAAAACAGCCTTTCTTACACAAGAACCAAATAGCCTTTTAAAAGTTTTAGAAAAAAGTAGCGAAATTCACGACTTTTTAATCAAAAATCATAATGGTTTCTTTGAAGATTGTGAAATATATACAACTTTAGAGCCTTGTAATCACCATGGTAAAACTCCATCTTGTGCAAAACTTCTATCTATTTTAAAGCCTAAAAGGTTGATTATTGGTTTAATTGACACAAATAAAATAGCAAGTGGTGGAATAAAAACTTTAGAAAGTGAAAATATAGATGTTACAACAAAGGTTTTAGAAAAAGAGTGTGAGAATCTTCTACTTCCTTTTAAATCATGGCAAAATAAAACTTCTATATTTTTCAAAATGGCTCAAACTCTAAATGGGTCTATAGATGGTCAAATTAGCTCACAAAGAGCAAAACTATATGTACATACTTTAAGAGATAAAATAGACCTTCTTATGATTGGTGGAAATAGCGTAAGAGTTGATAAACCAATACTAGATACTAGATATGTAAAAGGAAGAGAGCCAGATGTTTTTATATATAGTAAAAACAAGGCTTTTTCTCAAGCTATTCCCCTTTTTAAAGTTCCAAATAGAAAAGTAATTATTAGTGATGATTTGTTTAAATTGCTTGATTATAAGTTTGTTATGGTTGAGGGAGTTTATACTCTTCTTGATATTTTAAAAGATAAGTTAGATTTTGTAGTTTTAATAATAAGTCCAAAGATTAGAAATGGAGTAAATTCTGTAAATGAACTAAATATTGATTTTGAGATACTACACGAAAACTATTTAGGGGATGAAAAGATAGTCTTTTTAAAAAGAAGAGCTTAA
- the rimP gene encoding ribosome maturation factor RimP → MNLEEQIKLIVENSGLKLYDIVTTKEHENNIFRVVVTSKDGVNLDKCAEISRLISPLLDIDEPMGGKYHLEVSSPGIERKLKKKEHFIASIGELVKIKNFATDVYSGELLSADDEKIVIKTEFGEEEITYDNILSAATYFEW, encoded by the coding sequence ATGAATTTAGAAGAACAAATTAAACTAATAGTTGAAAATAGTGGTTTAAAGCTATATGATATTGTTACAACAAAAGAGCATGAAAATAATATTTTTAGAGTTGTTGTTACAAGTAAAGATGGTGTAAATCTTGATAAATGTGCCGAAATCTCAAGATTAATATCTCCTTTATTAGATATAGATGAGCCAATGGGTGGTAAATATCATCTTGAAGTGAGTTCACCAGGAATTGAGAGAAAATTAAAGAAAAAAGAGCATTTTATTGCAAGTATTGGTGAACTTGTAAAGATTAAAAACTTTGCAACAGATGTTTATAGTGGTGAACTTTTAAGTGCCGATGATGAAAAAATAGTGATAAAAACAGAGTTTGGTGAAGAAGAGATAACTTATGATAATATCTTAAGTGCTGCAACTTATTTTGAGTGGTAA
- the rbfA gene encoding 30S ribosome-binding factor RbfA — protein sequence MKSINLQRTESLLMELIPQALSQLSNSKINSLPITGVNCKNGKYDAVVYFDGSDFDKNEVKEVIESLKKANGRIKSDVLASTGWYKCPNFKFELDTSLEKSKHIEDLFAQIKKDKTKSEEE from the coding sequence ATGAAAAGTATAAATCTTCAAAGAACAGAATCCTTACTGATGGAGCTTATACCTCAAGCTCTATCACAATTATCAAATAGTAAAATAAACTCTTTACCAATAACAGGTGTTAATTGTAAAAATGGAAAATATGATGCAGTTGTGTATTTTGATGGTAGTGATTTTGATAAAAATGAGGTAAAAGAGGTAATAGAATCTCTAAAAAAAGCAAATGGAAGAATAAAAAGTGATGTATTGGCAAGTACAGGATGGTATAAATGTCCAAATTTTAAGTTTGAACTTGATACATCTTTGGAAAAATCAAAACATATAGAAGATTTGTTTGCACAAATAAAAAAAGATAAAACAAAAAGTGAAGAAGAATGA
- the infB gene encoding translation initiation factor IF-2 has protein sequence MSDKVRVFEIAEEAASTSAEVMQKAKELGIELKTAQATVSFEDAEAITQYIMTGKSSRIKETQEKKAVKPKKEKEIKTESEKAEDKKEKEDNNLEKLEIKKPAISKPLLKTEENISIQDDEDNVINPVKVVPKRKGLVIIKKKRPEEQEVKVINENFEAKKTQKTLSDIFGENEERVFEEKNLSREDNQRNQKVKKEKKKTPIKAQDHGKKLEVTNNSEEFKSSDDSLLGDEVVLLDMDLQDNFKIFDEPKPINTTNHSRSSKPAAFGNTPTGLKRGKRKKRVVRTQEKEDISSIVIPEDIRVYEFAEACGKTPAEVITVLFHLGMMVTKNDFLKQDELEILGEEFGIEVTVKDALEDVNYEETYDEEIDKSSFVTRPPVVTIMGHVDHGKTSLLDRIRSSKVASGEAGGITQHINSYTITKNGQKITFVDTPGHEAFSAMRTRGANVTDIIIIVVAADDGVKAQTEEVISHAKASGCPIIVAMNKMDKESANPDMVKAQMAERNLTPVDWGGDIEFIGVSARTGDGVDELLENILIQAELLELQADPTAKAKATVIEASLEKGRGPVANIIVQNGTLRVGDNIVCDTTFGRVKAITNDMGEIVKELGLSETGTVLGLNEVPTTGSSLVAMDSEKEVRDIATTRAEHARAKELSKSTKVSLEEMSGLIAEGKIKQLPVIIKADVGGSLEAIKGSLEKIANDEVKVKVIHSAVGGITESDIVLASASEGCIILGFNVRPTGAIKAKAKSDGVEINTYSIIYDLLDDVKSALSGMMNAIIREENTGQAEVRDTFVVPKIGTVAGCLVTDGKVIRGGHARIIRDGVVTYTGKISSLKRFKDDAKEVASGYECGIMFDKFNDIKVGDYIETFIQIEEKVKIDD, from the coding sequence ATGTCAGATAAAGTAAGAGTTTTTGAAATTGCAGAAGAAGCTGCATCGACAAGTGCTGAGGTTATGCAAAAGGCGAAAGAGCTAGGAATAGAGTTAAAAACTGCACAAGCTACTGTCTCTTTTGAAGATGCAGAAGCAATTACACAATATATAATGACTGGAAAGAGTTCTAGGATTAAAGAAACACAAGAGAAAAAAGCGGTAAAGCCAAAAAAAGAGAAAGAGATAAAAACTGAATCAGAAAAAGCTGAAGATAAAAAAGAGAAAGAAGATAATAATTTAGAAAAATTAGAGATCAAAAAACCAGCTATTTCAAAACCTCTTTTAAAAACAGAAGAAAATATATCTATTCAAGATGATGAAGATAATGTAATAAATCCTGTAAAAGTTGTTCCAAAGAGAAAGGGTCTTGTAATAATTAAGAAAAAAAGACCAGAAGAACAAGAGGTAAAAGTAATAAATGAGAACTTTGAAGCTAAAAAAACTCAAAAAACTTTAAGTGATATTTTTGGTGAAAATGAAGAGAGAGTTTTTGAAGAGAAAAACTTATCAAGAGAAGATAATCAAAGAAATCAAAAAGTAAAAAAAGAGAAGAAAAAAACTCCTATAAAAGCTCAAGACCATGGTAAAAAACTAGAAGTTACAAATAATAGTGAAGAGTTTAAAAGTAGTGATGACTCACTTTTAGGAGATGAAGTTGTTCTACTTGATATGGATTTACAAGATAATTTCAAAATTTTTGATGAACCAAAACCTATAAATACTACAAACCACTCAAGAAGTTCAAAACCGGCAGCTTTTGGAAATACTCCAACAGGTCTTAAAAGAGGAAAGAGAAAGAAAAGAGTTGTAAGAACTCAAGAGAAAGAGGATATTTCTTCTATTGTAATTCCTGAAGATATTAGAGTTTATGAATTTGCAGAAGCTTGTGGAAAAACTCCAGCTGAAGTTATTACTGTACTATTTCATTTGGGAATGATGGTTACAAAAAATGACTTTTTAAAACAAGATGAGTTAGAGATTTTGGGTGAAGAGTTTGGAATTGAAGTAACTGTAAAAGATGCGCTTGAAGATGTAAACTATGAGGAAACTTATGATGAAGAGATTGATAAATCTTCATTTGTAACTAGACCTCCAGTGGTTACAATTATGGGACATGTTGATCATGGTAAAACTTCACTTCTAGATAGAATTAGAAGCTCAAAGGTAGCTTCAGGTGAAGCAGGAGGAATTACACAACATATAAACTCTTATACAATTACTAAAAATGGACAAAAAATCACATTTGTAGATACTCCAGGACACGAAGCATTTTCTGCTATGAGAACTAGAGGTGCAAATGTTACAGATATTATTATAATTGTTGTTGCTGCTGATGATGGTGTAAAAGCTCAAACAGAAGAGGTTATTTCTCATGCAAAAGCTAGTGGTTGTCCAATTATTGTAGCTATGAATAAGATGGATAAAGAGAGTGCTAATCCAGATATGGTAAAAGCTCAGATGGCTGAAAGAAACCTAACTCCTGTTGATTGGGGTGGAGATATTGAATTTATTGGAGTATCAGCAAGAACTGGAGATGGTGTTGATGAGTTACTTGAAAATATTCTAATCCAAGCTGAGCTACTTGAACTACAAGCAGATCCAACTGCAAAAGCAAAGGCTACAGTTATTGAAGCAAGTTTAGAAAAAGGAAGAGGACCTGTTGCAAATATAATAGTACAAAATGGAACTTTAAGAGTAGGAGATAATATTGTTTGTGATACTACTTTTGGAAGAGTAAAAGCTATTACAAATGATATGGGAGAGATTGTAAAAGAGCTAGGTCTTAGTGAAACTGGGACAGTTTTAGGTTTAAATGAAGTACCTACAACAGGTTCTAGTTTAGTTGCTATGGATAGTGAAAAAGAGGTTCGTGATATTGCTACAACAAGAGCTGAGCATGCAAGAGCAAAAGAGCTATCAAAATCTACAAAAGTATCACTTGAAGAGATGAGTGGATTAATAGCTGAAGGTAAAATAAAACAACTACCAGTTATTATAAAAGCTGATGTTGGCGGATCTCTTGAGGCAATTAAAGGCTCTTTAGAGAAAATTGCAAATGATGAAGTAAAAGTAAAAGTTATTCACTCTGCTGTTGGTGGTATTACTGAATCAGATATCGTTCTTGCAAGTGCTAGTGAAGGTTGTATAATCTTAGGATTTAATGTACGACCAACAGGTGCTATAAAAGCAAAAGCAAAATCTGATGGAGTTGAGATAAATACATATTCAATTATATATGATTTACTTGATGATGTAAAAAGTGCCTTATCTGGTATGATGAATGCTATTATAAGAGAAGAAAATACTGGACAAGCAGAAGTTAGAGATACATTTGTTGTTCCAAAAATTGGAACAGTTGCTGGATGTTTAGTAACAGATGGAAAAGTAATTCGTGGTGGACATGCTAGAATTATTAGAGATGGAGTTGTAACATACACTGGAAAAATATCATCACTAAAAAGATTTAAAGATGATGCAAAAGAGGTTGCAAGTGGATATGAGTGTGGAATTATGTTTGATAAATTCAATGATATAAAAGTTGGAGATTATATTGAGACATTTATTCAAATAGAAGAGAAAGTAAAAATTGACGACTGA
- a CDS encoding DUF448 domain-containing protein — protein MANLKTILRTCIFCRGKFEQSELLRYKCSENRLLIYDNQGRSFYICKPCKEEFRSMKNVKKFEKALRRECKNIGNYVIQLEEILLDVR, from the coding sequence TTGGCTAATTTGAAAACAATCTTAAGAACCTGCATTTTTTGCAGAGGAAAATTTGAGCAAAGCGAACTTTTAAGATATAAGTGTTCAGAAAATAGATTATTGATTTATGATAATCAAGGTAGAAGTTTTTATATTTGTAAACCCTGTAAAGAGGAGTTTAGAAGTATGAAAAATGTGAAGAAATTTGAAAAAGCACTAAGAAGAGAGTGCAAAAATATAGGTAACTATGTTATACAACTTGAGGAGATTTTATTAGATGTCAGATAA
- the thrB gene encoding homoserine kinase, with protein sequence MRISVPATSANLGPGFDCLGIALNLKNQVIIRPSKFHSVSLKGEGSNNPALKDNNMFISIFNDFYYNLTQKKRHFRFEFFNEIPLSRGLGSSSAVIVSAIASAYAIEGIKVEKARLLNLSLAYESHPDNITPAVMGGFNVASVHENEVKFITKSIPKTLKAVVVIPNRPISTTLSRKTLPYKYSKEDTIFNISHSSLLTAAFMSENWDMLKYASADVVHQQFRMKHMPELFEVQKTALKNGALMSTLSGSGSTFFSIAYSEDSQKLELALKEKFPHFRVMSVDFDNNGVKIEI encoded by the coding sequence TTGAGAATTAGTGTACCAGCAACTAGTGCCAATTTAGGGCCTGGATTTGACTGTTTAGGAATAGCTTTAAATCTAAAGAACCAAGTAATAATAAGACCATCAAAATTCCATAGTGTATCTTTAAAAGGTGAGGGTTCAAATAATCCAGCTTTAAAAGATAATAATATGTTTATCTCTATTTTTAACGACTTTTACTATAATTTAACACAAAAAAAGAGACATTTTAGATTTGAGTTCTTTAATGAAATTCCACTTTCAAGAGGACTGGGAAGCTCTTCGGCTGTTATTGTTTCAGCAATTGCTAGTGCTTATGCAATTGAAGGAATAAAAGTAGAAAAAGCAAGGCTTTTAAATCTATCTTTAGCATATGAAAGTCATCCTGATAATATTACACCAGCTGTTATGGGAGGTTTTAATGTGGCAAGTGTGCATGAAAATGAGGTAAAATTTATAACTAAATCAATTCCTAAAACTTTAAAAGCAGTTGTTGTTATACCAAATAGACCAATTTCAACTACATTATCAAGAAAAACACTTCCATATAAATACTCAAAAGAGGATACAATTTTTAATATATCTCACTCATCACTTTTAACAGCTGCATTTATGAGTGAAAATTGGGATATGTTAAAATATGCTAGTGCTGATGTTGTTCATCAACAATTTAGGATGAAACATATGCCAGAGCTTTTTGAAGTACAAAAGACTGCTTTGAAAAATGGTGCTTTAATGAGTACTCTTTCTGGTTCAGGATCTACATTCTTTTCAATAGCTTATAGTGAAGATAGCCAAAAACTAGAACTTGCATTAAAAGAGAAATTTCCACACTTTAGAGTAATGAGTGTAGATTTTGATAACAATGGTGTAAAAATTGAAATATAA
- the lpxC gene encoding UDP-3-O-acyl-N-acetylglucosamine deacetylase: protein MKQRTIKKDIEIVGIGLHKGVPVKMRLEPMPSNSGIIIYRSDVAVTIPLKKEFVVDTKMATVLGKDGVIVSTIEHLLSAIYAYGIDNLRIVLDNDEIPILDGSASGYCMLIEEAGIAEQEESKKAIKIKKEVVVTTEDGKRVSLKPSNRIVYDFEIKFNHPAIGNQKFHFDYSIEDYKESIAKARTFGFLHEVQYLRSIGLALGGSMENAIVLDETKILNPEGLRYDDEFVRHKILDAIGDMALLEYTMIGEYEAVAGSHHLNHLLTKKLYEDKDNYEIIDLEEASSEAKVFELAFAKQLSAE, encoded by the coding sequence ATGAAACAAAGAACAATAAAAAAAGATATTGAAATTGTTGGAATAGGGCTTCACAAAGGAGTTCCAGTAAAAATGAGATTAGAGCCAATGCCTTCTAATAGTGGAATTATAATATATAGAAGCGATGTAGCTGTCACTATTCCACTTAAAAAAGAGTTTGTTGTGGATACAAAAATGGCAACTGTTTTAGGGAAGGATGGTGTTATTGTCTCAACTATTGAGCATCTTTTAAGTGCAATTTATGCTTATGGGATTGATAACTTACGAATTGTTTTAGATAATGATGAGATTCCAATTTTAGATGGAAGTGCAAGTGGATATTGTATGCTTATTGAAGAGGCTGGAATAGCTGAGCAAGAAGAGAGTAAAAAAGCAATAAAAATTAAAAAAGAGGTTGTTGTAACAACAGAAGATGGGAAAAGAGTAAGCTTAAAACCATCAAATAGAATAGTTTATGATTTTGAGATTAAATTTAATCATCCAGCCATTGGAAACCAAAAATTTCACTTTGATTACTCAATTGAAGATTATAAAGAGAGTATTGCAAAGGCTAGAACATTTGGGTTTTTACATGAGGTTCAATATTTAAGAAGCATAGGATTAGCTCTTGGTGGAAGTATGGAAAACGCTATAGTTTTAGATGAAACAAAGATTTTAAATCCAGAGGGTTTAAGATATGATGATGAGTTTGTAAGACATAAAATTCTTGATGCAATTGGAGATATGGCGCTTTTAGAATATACAATGATAGGTGAGTACGAAGCAGTTGCTGGAAGCCATCATTTAAATCATCTTTTGACAAAAAAACTATATGAAGATAAAGATAATTATGAAATCATTGATTTAGAAGAGGCAAGTAGTGAAGCAAAAGTATTTGAATTGGCATTTGCAAAACAGTTGAGTGCAGAGTAA
- a CDS encoding M23 family metallopeptidase, with the protein MDRKSGLLYISIAVMLVVVIILGVILTLDRDEPTIYVQTEVNQKNIYWNLQTPIKVEVSDKSKLKSFQAILIDNQKETILESELVNQDEATGILTFEIKPLKSVEGFKATEAILRVKAKDSSSWNFFDGNETIKDTDLIIDRRPPQTSVISNSYMIKQGGSGILIAEINDENLKDYYVTFNDEVIFELFPFHKKNFYISIITWPIDLIDFKGVKVVAIDMAGNKSSTKVPFYYDRFKEKVDNLSISDDFIYGVSKNVLELSNMDIPTTPQEIFVKANKDLRSKNLTTMRNVVIKNFADSQNMPFDVKTFIRMTNAKTFAMFGERRHYSYKNEKIDEAWHLGMDWASVKRASIVTTNPGKVIFRGYLGIYGESIIIDHGLGLASLYAHTSSQSVDVGDMVSAGQEIGNTGSTGAVFGDHLHFGILVQGIEANPNEWLDANWMKLNLTNTINSAIKIIDGNKR; encoded by the coding sequence ATGGATAGAAAAAGTGGATTATTATATATAAGTATTGCAGTTATGCTAGTTGTTGTTATTATTTTAGGTGTTATTTTAACTTTAGATAGAGATGAACCTACTATTTATGTTCAAACAGAAGTTAATCAAAAAAATATTTATTGGAATTTACAAACTCCAATTAAGGTAGAAGTTTCAGATAAAAGTAAACTAAAATCTTTTCAAGCTATTTTAATTGATAATCAAAAAGAGACTATTTTAGAAAGTGAATTAGTAAATCAAGATGAGGCTACTGGGATTTTAACTTTTGAAATAAAACCTTTAAAATCAGTAGAGGGATTTAAAGCTACAGAAGCTATTTTAAGGGTAAAAGCAAAAGATAGTAGTAGCTGGAATTTTTTTGATGGAAATGAAACAATTAAAGATACAGATTTAATAATAGATAGAAGGCCTCCACAAACTAGTGTTATTTCAAACTCATATATGATAAAGCAAGGTGGTAGTGGGATATTAATAGCAGAAATAAATGATGAAAATTTAAAAGATTATTATGTAACATTTAATGATGAAGTTATTTTTGAATTATTCCCATTTCACAAGAAAAATTTTTATATATCAATTATTACATGGCCAATAGATTTAATAGATTTTAAGGGAGTAAAGGTTGTTGCTATTGATATGGCTGGGAATAAGTCATCTACAAAAGTTCCTTTTTATTATGATAGATTTAAAGAAAAAGTTGATAACTTAAGTATTAGTGATGATTTCATATATGGTGTTAGTAAAAATGTTTTAGAGTTAAGTAATATGGATATTCCAACAACACCACAAGAGATTTTTGTAAAAGCAAATAAAGATTTAAGATCAAAAAATCTAACAACTATGAGGAATGTTGTAATAAAGAACTTTGCGGATAGCCAAAATATGCCTTTTGATGTTAAAACTTTTATAAGAATGACAAATGCAAAGACTTTTGCAATGTTTGGTGAGAGAAGACACTACTCTTATAAGAATGAAAAAATAGATGAAGCTTGGCATTTAGGAATGGATTGGGCTAGTGTAAAAAGAGCAAGTATTGTTACAACTAATCCAGGGAAAGTTATATTTAGAGGATATTTGGGAATTTATGGAGAGAGTATTATTATTGATCATGGTTTGGGCTTAGCTTCATTATATGCACATACAAGCAGTCAAAGTGTTGATGTAGGTGATATGGTTAGTGCTGGACAAGAGATAGGAAATACTGGTTCAACTGGTGCTGTTTTTGGAGATCATTTACATTTTGGAATTTTGGTTCAAGGTATAGAGGCAAATCCTAATGAGTGGTTAGATGCAAATTGGATGAAACTAAATCTTACAAACACAATAAATAGTGCAATAAAAATTATAGATGGAAACAAGAGATGA
- a CDS encoding DHH family phosphoesterase, which produces MKKDFILSNKIDMSLYSKALELIKRSRYILIITHVNPDPDSIGSALAFSNLFAENKIKHKVFNISSDLPKNLDFLNRFDKITNILPPFYDLAISVDCGTYKRLGFDLPKEVPLINFDHHVSNNNFGEINLVDPYKSSTAEIVFEFFKYNGLNISKYSAESLYCGIYDDTLAFSLGRCDEETFKKVNFLVESGASPSFIANKLLRRDSLAKYRIIPKVLDSLELYKEGEIATIYALSEWFKSTGAHSRDCEDALDMIMSMEIVKVAFFIRVINGACRVSLRSKNDIDVSKIASIFDGGGHFNASGCTLEIKDVEEAKNLVLKEVIKYYG; this is translated from the coding sequence TTGAAAAAAGATTTTATTTTAAGCAATAAAATAGATATGAGTTTGTACTCAAAGGCTTTGGAGCTTATAAAAAGAAGTAGGTATATTTTAATAATTACTCATGTAAACCCAGACCCTGATTCTATTGGAAGTGCTTTAGCATTTTCAAACTTATTTGCAGAGAATAAGATCAAACATAAAGTTTTTAATATTAGTTCAGATTTACCAAAAAATTTAGATTTTTTAAATAGATTTGATAAAATTACAAATATTTTGCCACCTTTTTATGATTTGGCTATTAGTGTTGATTGTGGAACTTATAAGAGATTGGGGTTTGATTTACCCAAAGAGGTACCACTTATAAATTTTGATCACCATGTTTCAAATAATAATTTTGGAGAGATAAATTTAGTAGATCCATATAAAAGTAGTACAGCTGAGATTGTTTTTGAGTTCTTTAAGTATAATGGTTTAAATATATCAAAATATAGTGCGGAGTCTCTTTATTGCGGAATATATGATGATACTTTGGCATTTTCTTTAGGAAGATGTGATGAAGAGACTTTTAAAAAAGTGAACTTTTTAGTTGAGAGTGGAGCTAGTCCATCATTTATTGCAAATAAGCTTTTAAGAAGAGATAGTTTAGCAAAATATAGGATTATTCCAAAAGTTTTAGATAGCTTAGAACTTTATAAAGAGGGAGAAATAGCAACAATTTATGCTCTTTCTGAGTGGTTTAAAAGTACAGGTGCACATTCCAGAGATTGCGAAGATGCTCTTGATATGATTATGAGCATGGAGATAGTAAAAGTTGCATTTTTTATAAGAGTTATAAATGGAGCTTGTAGAGTATCTTTGAGATCTAAAAATGATATTGATGTTTCAAAAATAGCTTCTATTTTTGATGGTGGTGGGCATTTTAATGCATCAGGTTGTACATTAGAAATAAAAGATGTTGAAGAAGCAAAAAATTTAGTGTTAAAGGAAGTTATAAAATATTATGGATAG
- the nadC gene encoding carboxylating nicotinate-nucleotide diphosphorylase, whose protein sequence is MIHIKKFVKYAINEDNGRGDLFYDIAPIGKFTAKIISKSDGILAGVKYAEILAQTEKIKIEFLKNDGDIIKAGDILAKLEGRASKLLSSERTFLNMLQHASGIATMANRFVKKLEGFDVVLLDTRKTRPHLRDFEKYASRVGGAINHRLGLDDCLMLKDTHLRTIENLKEFVQKARKRISWVTKIEIECETFAQVEKAMDAGADIIMCDNMTFEQIKEVVAFRNKNYSHILLEASGNINLNTIQDYAKTGVDAVSSGSIIHQATWLDFSMRVD, encoded by the coding sequence ATGATACATATTAAAAAATTTGTTAAATATGCAATTAATGAGGATAATGGAAGAGGAGATCTCTTTTACGATATAGCTCCTATTGGAAAATTTACAGCAAAAATAATTTCAAAAAGTGATGGAATACTAGCAGGTGTTAAATATGCAGAGATTTTAGCTCAAACAGAAAAAATAAAAATAGAGTTTCTAAAAAATGATGGGGATATTATAAAAGCTGGAGATATTTTAGCAAAGCTTGAAGGTAGAGCTTCAAAGCTTCTTTCAAGTGAGAGAACTTTTTTAAATATGCTTCAACATGCAAGTGGAATAGCTACTATGGCAAATAGGTTTGTAAAAAAACTTGAAGGTTTTGATGTTGTACTTTTAGATACACGAAAAACAAGACCTCATTTAAGAGATTTTGAAAAATATGCTTCAAGAGTTGGTGGAGCAATAAACCATAGATTAGGGCTTGATGATTGTTTGATGTTAAAAGATACACACCTTAGAACTATAGAAAATCTTAAAGAGTTTGTACAAAAAGCTAGAAAAAGAATATCTTGGGTTACAAAAATAGAGATAGAGTGTGAAACTTTTGCTCAAGTAGAAAAAGCTATGGATGCAGGGGCTGATATTATTATGTGTGATAATATGACTTTTGAACAAATTAAAGAGGTAGTAGCATTTAGAAATAAAAACTATTCTCATATTTTGTTAGAAGCTAGTGGGAATATAAATCTAAATACGATTCAAGATTATGCAAAAACAGGGGTTGATGCGGTTAGTAGTGGAAGTATAATTCATCAAGCGACTTGGCTTGATTTTTCAATGAGAGTTGATTGA